The Pedobacter roseus genome contains a region encoding:
- a CDS encoding acyl-CoA dehydrogenase family protein: protein MSKSTKKDLYEAPDYYLLDELLTDEHKLIRATARDWVKKEVSPIIEDYAQRAEFPKHLIKGLADIGAFGPTIPVEYGGAGLDYTAYGILMQEIERGDSGIRSTASVQGSLVMYPIYAYGTEEQRKKYLPKLASGEMMGCFGLTEPDHGSNPGGMVTNIKDAGNHYILNGAKMWISNAPFADIAVVWAKDESGKIRGMVVERGMEGFSTPETHNKWSLRASATGELVFDNVKVPKENIFPEISGLKGPLGCLNQARYGIAWGALGAAMDCYDTALRYSKERVQFGRPIGGFQLQQKKLAEMVTEITKGQLLVWRLGVLKSENRASAEQISMAKRNSVEIALDISRNARQMLGGMGITGEYSIMRHMMNLESVVTYEGTHDIHLLITGMDVTGLNAFK, encoded by the coding sequence ATGAGCAAATCAACAAAAAAAGACCTTTATGAGGCACCAGACTATTATTTGTTGGACGAACTGTTAACCGATGAGCATAAATTAATCCGTGCAACAGCAAGAGATTGGGTAAAAAAAGAGGTTAGCCCAATTATTGAAGATTATGCTCAGAGAGCAGAATTCCCAAAACATTTAATAAAAGGTTTAGCTGATATTGGTGCTTTTGGACCAACCATTCCGGTTGAGTATGGAGGAGCCGGTTTAGATTATACGGCTTATGGAATTTTGATGCAGGAAATTGAGCGTGGCGATTCTGGTATCCGTTCAACCGCCTCTGTTCAGGGCTCGTTGGTAATGTATCCTATTTATGCCTATGGTACAGAAGAGCAACGTAAAAAGTACCTCCCTAAACTTGCTAGTGGCGAAATGATGGGCTGTTTCGGATTAACAGAGCCTGATCATGGTTCTAATCCGGGTGGAATGGTAACTAATATCAAAGATGCTGGGAACCACTATATTTTAAATGGTGCAAAAATGTGGATCAGCAATGCACCCTTTGCGGATATTGCTGTGGTTTGGGCAAAAGATGAATCAGGCAAAATCAGAGGAATGGTGGTAGAACGTGGAATGGAAGGATTTTCGACTCCGGAAACACATAACAAATGGAGTTTAAGGGCTTCGGCAACAGGTGAACTGGTTTTTGACAATGTTAAAGTGCCAAAAGAAAATATTTTCCCGGAAATCAGCGGATTAAAAGGGCCATTGGGCTGCTTAAATCAAGCGCGTTATGGTATTGCCTGGGGTGCTTTAGGAGCCGCAATGGACTGCTACGATACTGCTTTGCGCTACTCGAAAGAACGTGTACAGTTTGGAAGACCTATTGGTGGTTTCCAGTTACAGCAAAAGAAACTGGCCGAAATGGTGACCGAAATTACAAAAGGTCAGTTGTTGGTTTGGCGTTTAGGCGTATTAAAAAGCGAAAACCGGGCGTCGGCAGAACAAATTTCAATGGCCAAAAGAAATAGTGTAGAAATTGCACTGGATATTTCCCGCAACGCCCGCCAAATGCTTGGTGGAATGGGAATTACAGGTGAATATTCGATTATGCGCCACATGATGAACCTCGAGTCGGTAGTAACTTATGAAGGTACACACGATATACATTTATTGATTACGGGAATGGATGTAACTGGATTAAACGCTTTTAAATAA
- a CDS encoding SRPBCC domain-containing protein, whose protein sequence is MDFKKYTYIPAPPEEVYLALTKDISIKLWTGAEVEFEEVPGTEFSFWDGDITGKNIEFTYGKQIVQQWYFGEENEPSIVTIKLHEDKKGTSLEFKQTNIPDEDYEDFTEGIQEYFLGGLVDFFDE, encoded by the coding sequence ATGGATTTTAAAAAATACACCTACATACCTGCCCCACCTGAAGAAGTTTATTTAGCACTCACCAAAGACATAAGCATAAAATTATGGACTGGTGCCGAAGTTGAGTTTGAAGAAGTGCCTGGAACGGAGTTTTCTTTCTGGGATGGAGATATTACTGGTAAAAACATCGAATTTACTTATGGCAAGCAGATTGTGCAGCAGTGGTATTTCGGAGAAGAAAACGAACCTTCCATCGTAACCATTAAACTTCACGAAGATAAAAAGGGAACATCATTGGAATTTAAGCAAACTAATATCCCTGATGAAGATTATGAGGACTTTACCGAAGGTATCCAGGAATATTTTTTAGGTGGACTGGTTGATTTTTTTGACGAATAA
- the lysA gene encoding diaminopimelate decarboxylase, whose protein sequence is MFADKDISKFNNIETPFYYYDTDLLQKTLRTCADAAASYQFHIHYALKANFNSVLLNQIKEIGFGADCVSAGEVRRAVKVGFDNKKIVFAGVGKSDKEINEALDLDIFCFNVESIQELEVLNELAGKKGKNAQVAIRINPNVDAHTHHNITTGLDENKFGINSWDLPECAETLKASPNLKFIGIHFHIGSQITNLDVYKNLCVRVNEFAAWFEDKGFNLKVLNVGGGLGIDYYNPDHQIPDFESYFKIFNEFLTVKPGQEVHFELGRALVGQSASLITRVLYIKNGKKKNFVVLDAGMTELMRPALYQAYHKIENLSRISNLKSQTSVKYDIVGPICESTDCFGKEVEQPESFRGDIFAIRSAGAYGEVMASKYNLRDAIRSVYSYEV, encoded by the coding sequence ATGTTCGCCGATAAAGATATATCAAAGTTTAACAATATAGAAACGCCTTTTTACTACTATGATACCGATCTGTTGCAAAAAACCTTGCGCACCTGTGCAGATGCAGCGGCTTCGTATCAATTTCATATCCATTATGCACTAAAGGCAAATTTCAATTCGGTGCTGTTAAACCAGATCAAAGAGATTGGTTTCGGTGCAGATTGTGTGAGTGCAGGTGAGGTAAGAAGAGCAGTTAAAGTAGGTTTTGATAACAAAAAAATCGTTTTTGCCGGAGTAGGTAAATCTGATAAGGAAATTAATGAAGCCCTGGACCTTGATATTTTCTGCTTTAACGTAGAGTCTATTCAGGAATTAGAGGTACTAAATGAACTGGCCGGTAAAAAAGGCAAAAACGCTCAGGTGGCTATTCGTATCAATCCTAATGTTGATGCGCATACCCACCACAACATTACCACGGGCTTGGATGAAAATAAATTCGGGATCAACTCATGGGATTTACCAGAGTGCGCAGAAACGTTAAAAGCTTCACCAAACCTGAAATTTATCGGTATCCACTTTCATATTGGATCTCAAATCACCAATCTGGATGTATATAAAAACCTTTGTGTGCGTGTAAACGAATTTGCAGCCTGGTTTGAAGATAAAGGGTTTAACCTAAAGGTATTAAATGTTGGTGGTGGCTTGGGGATTGATTACTACAATCCTGATCACCAGATTCCTGACTTTGAATCTTATTTTAAGATTTTTAATGAGTTTTTGACTGTTAAACCTGGTCAGGAAGTACATTTTGAATTGGGTAGGGCATTGGTTGGTCAATCAGCTTCATTAATCACCCGTGTATTGTACATTAAAAATGGAAAGAAGAAAAACTTTGTGGTTTTAGATGCAGGCATGACCGAATTGATGCGTCCGGCATTGTATCAAGCCTATCATAAAATAGAAAATTTATCTCGAATCTCAAATCTTAAATCTCAAACCTCAGTTAAATACGATATCGTTGGACCGATTTGCGAAAGTACCGATTGCTTTGGTAAAGAAGTAGAGCAACCTGAATCGTTCAGAGGTGATATCTTTGCTATCCGCAGTGCTGGAGCTTATGGCGAGGTGATGGCTTCAAAATATAACTTAAGGGACGCGATAAGATCTGTTTATAGTTACGAGGTATAG
- a CDS encoding aspartate kinase → MKILKFGGTSVGSPERMTKLLDIINPNEEQIVVLSAVSGTTNSLVEIANYFLAGDKKKGSECVENLYQKYKAFVVELLPAAEFQEQGNEVIDYHFGFLAGLANDIFTSIEEKVVLAQGELLSTTLYHIYLKSIGVPSVLLPALDFMKTDEDNEPDIPFTTKHLTPLLEQHKDNKLFITQGYICRNSFGEVDNLRRGGSDYTASLLGAAILAEEVQIWTDIDGMHNNDPRIVRGTKPIAQLSFDEAAELAYFGAKILHPQSVFPAQKYKIPVRLLNTMEPSAAGTLITHDSEKGKIKSIAAKDGITAIRIQSSRMLLAYGFLRRVFEVFERYKTPIDMITTSEVAVSLTIDETAHLPQIIEELESFGTVEVDTDHSIVCVVGDFGSEKHGFASRVLEGLKHIPIRMISYGGSNYNVSLLILSEYKTEALRSLHNRLFE, encoded by the coding sequence ATGAAAATTTTAAAATTTGGGGGTACTTCTGTAGGTAGTCCTGAGCGTATGACGAAATTGTTGGATATCATTAATCCAAATGAAGAGCAGATTGTAGTATTATCAGCCGTGTCTGGTACTACAAACAGTTTAGTAGAAATTGCAAATTATTTTTTAGCTGGAGATAAGAAGAAGGGAAGTGAGTGTGTCGAAAATCTATATCAAAAATATAAAGCTTTTGTTGTTGAATTATTGCCTGCTGCCGAATTTCAGGAACAGGGAAATGAGGTAATCGATTATCATTTCGGTTTCTTAGCAGGATTGGCGAACGATATTTTTACTTCAATAGAAGAAAAAGTAGTGTTGGCTCAGGGAGAGCTGTTATCTACAACTTTATACCACATTTATTTAAAATCAATCGGCGTACCTTCGGTATTGTTGCCTGCTTTAGATTTTATGAAAACGGATGAAGATAACGAACCTGATATTCCGTTTACCACTAAACATTTAACGCCTTTACTGGAACAACATAAAGACAATAAATTATTCATTACGCAAGGATACATTTGCCGCAACAGTTTTGGCGAGGTAGATAACTTACGCCGTGGTGGTAGTGATTATACGGCTTCATTATTAGGTGCTGCAATTCTCGCTGAAGAAGTTCAGATCTGGACGGATATAGACGGTATGCATAACAACGATCCGCGTATTGTTAGAGGTACTAAACCAATTGCTCAATTATCATTCGATGAAGCAGCTGAGCTGGCTTATTTCGGCGCGAAAATTTTGCACCCTCAATCAGTTTTCCCTGCACAGAAATACAAAATTCCGGTTCGTTTGTTAAACACGATGGAGCCTTCTGCAGCGGGTACTTTGATTACACACGACAGCGAAAAAGGGAAAATTAAATCAATTGCTGCTAAAGATGGCATTACAGCTATCCGTATCCAATCGAGCAGAATGTTGTTGGCTTACGGTTTCTTACGTCGTGTTTTTGAGGTTTTCGAACGTTACAAAACACCGATCGATATGATTACCACTTCTGAGGTTGCCGTGTCGTTAACCATTGATGAAACCGCGCATTTGCCACAGATTATCGAAGAACTGGAAAGTTTTGGAACCGTTGAGGTAGATACCGATCACAGCATTGTATGCGTGGTGGGCGATTTTGGTTCAGAGAAACATGGTTTTGCCAGCAGGGTTTTAGAAGGCTTAAAGCACATTCCAATCCGCATGATTTCTTACGGAGGAAGTAACTATAACGTTTCGCTCCTAATATTAAGTGAATACAAAACCGAAGCTTTAAGAAGCCTGCATAACAGGTTATTCGAATAA